The nucleotide window ATATCCAGGGGGCCAAAGTCGGAATCTGCTGTCAGTTTCAAGGTGCCCTGAAGCGTATCTGCAACATCTTTGAAGCTGGCAGACAGGTCCAGACCTGACAAGGAAATCCCCTGCAGGTCCAGATGGTCAAGGCTGGTGTTCGCTGTCAGGTCGGGTGAGGCAAGTGGCCCGGCAATCGTTCCGGCTATTTCAAGGTTGCCGGTCAGTTGAAACCCGCTTGTGCGGTTCAGCTTATCAAGCCCGGTGAAGGAAAGACTGTAGCTGCTGTCATGCAGGATCTGTTGCGGATCTGTGGACAGTTGTCCGGCAAGTCTGACGTGTGATCCTGTGATCTCTGTGCTGACCGCGAGGCTGCCGTCCGGGACAATATTGACCTGGCTTTGGAGGCTCGGTTCGGGGCCGGTTAAATCGTCCAGCAGGTCATCACCGGTCGAGAGGCCGGTGCTCCTGCCTGTCAGGTCGAGGGTGAGTGAGGTCTCATTGCTTTCCCGGCGGGCCGAGATATCAAAACTGACATCACCGGATATCTTGTCCCCAAGATGCGCAATGCTGCTGTTCAGTGTGCCCGAAAAGTCAAGCGGGCCGCCGTTCAGGTTGATCACTCCGCTGGCCATAAGGTGTGATGGTTCGTTTCGCAGGGATATCCGGTCAAATTTGACATTATTATGTGACCGGTTGAAACGGCCGCCGCTCTGCCAGACCACAGGCAGGGGAATATAGCCGGTTACGGAATCATCGCCTGACAGGCTTAGTCCAGCCAGGGTGCCGGAGCTGTTAAACGCAACTTCATCGCCGGTCATATTAGCGTTTAACACAGCAGAGGTTTCGAGGCGGGTTTTATCCCTGGTCTCAAAGGCAAGCCGGTCGCTGTTCAGGCTGAAGGAGGGCCGGGTCAGGCTGCCGGTTACCGTGCCGTTGGCGACAAAGGGAGCTATGGTCATGCTGCCCAGGGTAGCGGCTTTTTTTAATTCAATGGTATAGCGGACATTATCCAGCATGGTCAGGTCTTCGGTATGCAGCCTACCATCCGCATTAAGTCTGGCAGAGACTGTATCAATATCAACGGACAGATGCTTGAGATCTTCTTTGCTGTTTGGCTTGAGGAGAATGGAAAGCCGGATCGTGTCCTGAAGCAGGTCAATATCTTTCAGGTCGGCCTGCAGTCCGGGATCGATGTTGGCCGAAATGGCAAAGACTTCTTTTTTATTGCTGATCTGCGCCTCGCCCAGCAACATGTTGCCCTGAAGGACAGCCAGTTTTCCGTCCCAGTCGTCGCGCGGGCCTTTCCCTTTTAAACGGAAGGCAATGTCCTCCTTCAGGTCGGTGCCGAGAAGGGTTGCAACCAGCCCTCGTGCTGGAATGTACAGCTGCCCGTTGAGGGACAGATAATCGTCCGGTTTGTCATAGCTCAGATCAAGCGCCAGTTCCTCCCTGACATCGCCGAGACGCTGCAGGAAAAATCCGATGGTAAATTGCTGTTCCCGGCTTTCGTACAGCTGTCCGTGGCTGGTCAGCTGCATCGGGCGCCCGGTGACGGTGCTGTCGAGGTTGATCTCGAACAGGTCAAATTCTTCAATGCGCAAATTAAACGGCAAATCCGGCAGGGCCAGCGGGGCAGGCTCCTGTACAGTATTGTTTGAACCCTCTGCGCCGGCTGCCGGTGAGCGGGCAATGTTGAATTTTTTAGCCGACAGGCTGGAGATATCCACTGTCCGCGACAGCAAAGACCAGGGTTTCCATGCTATTTCAGTTGACTGCAGGTCGGCCCACATACCCTGGCTGTCCTTGAAACGAATGCTGTCCACTCGAAGCCTGCCAAAGATAGAGCCTGTAACTTTACCGATTTCAACGCTGGACGTCTCATCCCCGAGTTTTCCGTTCAGCCAGCTGACCAGCTGGCGTTTGCCGGGAGGTGTATCCAGATAAAGAAGACCGGTTCCGCAAATTGCAATTAGGAGGGTCAGAACCAGGCCGGCCCAGAGGGCCAGCCTGAAAAATACTCCGGGAGAGAAATATTTGCCTAAGTCAGGTTTCATCAGAAGGCCTGCCCCAGACTGATATACAGGTGAAAGCGGCTTTCGCCGGGCAGACGGTTCAACGGCGTGGCGGCATCCACCCGGAGGGGGCCGAAACTTGTGTGGTAGCGAACGCCGAGGCCTGCCCCCCAGCGAAAGCCGGTAAAGCGCGGCAGAACCTTCTCATAAACATTGCCGCCATCCATAAAGGGAACGAGGCTCAGGGTATCAGATATATGCACCCGCATTTCCGCATTGATCTCCGCAACGGATCGCCCGCCTGTGGGATCACCGGAAGCATCCCGGGGGCCGATGTCCTGATATCCATAGCCCCGGACTGAACCGCCGCCACCGCTGAAAAATCGCTCTTTTGCCGGCAATTCGTCAAAGCTGATGCCGTAAACTGATCCCACCCGTGCCCTTGCTGCCAGAACAAAATCATGATCGCCGTCCAGCGGGTAATAACCGCTCACATTGATCTCACTGCGCAGATAAAACTCGTTTGATCCGTTAAAAATAAAGCTGGGGGCAGTGCTGACGGACGCCCTGAAACCTTTGGTCGGATCGAGGATATCGTTGGAATTATCCCAGCGCACACCGACCGGCAGGGCCGCCAGCCAGTAGTTTCGGTCGTTGTCGGAATTGCTGATGTCGCTATATTGGCTGAAAACAGAAACGCTTGCCGCCAGATTATTGGTCAGAAGACGTTCGAGCCCGACTCTCCCGTCGGCGGTCAGGGCATCATAGGCATCGGTATTTTCATTCTTCAGGCTGGTTTCAATGATCAGGGTCTGGTCAAGTCGTCTGAAGTTGGGTTTATCCAGCCGGGCGCTCAGGGATTGCTCGATTTCTGCCAGATGGGCGCCGATCAGAAGTTTCTCGCCATTGCCGAAAATATTGCGATGCTGCCAGGACGCGTCACTGCTGAGACCGTCACTGGTGGCATAACCGCCGGAGACACTGATTGTCCTGTGCTTGTTTTCCGTCACCTCGACTATGATATCCCGGTCCACAGTTTCCTGATCCGCCAGGGTAATCTTTATACTGCGAAACAGGCCGGTTCCGGACAGGCGGGACCGCAAATCATCGACTTTTTGCTGGCTGAAGAATTCTCCCGGCTGCCAGGAAATCATCCGTGCGGGATAACTTTCATTGACGGATGACAGTCCCTCAAATTCTACATTTCCAAAGCGGATGCGTATCCCGGGCGTGACGATAAATTCCACAGATGCAGTTCTTGTAGCATGATCAACGACAATTTTACGGTCTTCCACCCGGGCGAAGGGAAATCCCAGTTCCGGAAAGGCGACAATCATTCTGGTCTGGGCTGTAATGGTCTCCTCGGATCGCAGGGGCGTTCCTTTCTCAAGCGCCAGGGCAGCAAACGCTTTTTCCCTTATCTCCTCGTCAGGTGTCGTCGTGTAGGTAATCTCAATCTTGTCCAGAATATAACGCGGGCCAGGAATCAGGGTGATGATGACGTCGAACCTGTTCTCCCGACGGGAAAGTTTCTCTGTGATTTGATTGTTGTAATATCCTTCAGCCCGCAGAATTCGTCGCATCAGGTCAACATCCTGCTTCAGTCTGGCTCTCAGGTTGGAGACAGAGGCGAATGGTTCCGAATTTTTGTTCAACAGAACCGAATGGTTCTCGAAGGTCTGCCGTACGGTGCTGTCCGGAAGTTTCTCAAAACCCTGGATGTCAAGACCGTAGGAGAATTTCTCGCGGGCATGAAGATCGGTTCCGGCGAGGGCCATGCAAAAGAGCAGAAAAATGCATATCCGGCCCCGTGCGAGAACTAGGCTTCGGGAGCGGGAAAACATGTTTTTGCTATTCTCTGCCTGCAAGGACTGAAATTCCTGACTAACTGTATTTTATTCTGAGTAAAGCAGTATAGGTGCAAATCTTGTCCGAAATAAATCCATTATCTATCATTCGGCCAAGAAACAACCCTGTCATGTGCAGACAGGGCTCTTATTGGTGTTATCGGCATTCAAAGAATGGCGTAGACTATGAAACCGGATTTTCCGACAGGCTCATGTTATGAAGCCTGTGAATTTGATGGAGCGAAGCCAGCTGCGCATAGATTGCTGGCAGAAGCCCTTGCTTGCGCAATTCTTCAAATTCTTCCGCTGGCAAGGCGTCCAGTTTTTTCTCATCGATGGAGAATATTCCTCCGATGTTGACCTTTTCCTGCTGGTCTCCGTAATTGACGGAAAGGCTGCTTTCGGTGATAAGGTCTTTTTTCGCCAGCGTGCCGATGAAATGTTTCGATACCTGAATATGATCGAAATGCTCTGTTACGGTCTTTTTGCAGTTCTCAAGAAAATCTGTTCCTTTGCCCTCTTCATCAAACAGTGGATGCCCTTCCGTTTCGCTAATCAGTATACTGTTCTCATCAATTGTCAGGACAAACTCTTCTTTATTCTCGTTAGGTGTTCTGGCCAGGCTGAAGGGATAGATCACTATGCTGGCCGGAATATAAATGCCATTCCATTTACCACCGTTGGTAACAAGGTTTTCACCAGGCTTCAGGCCCATCATAACGACGGCGTGAAAGTCGTCGCCATTCTGGGGTTTGACAAAAACCACTGGCAGGCTTGTTGCAGTTTTGACAAATTCATGGAGTGCTATCGGCGCGAGGTGCTGACCCTGAATATGAGCAAAATCAGTATGATTTTTTATTCTGAACTTGCGATGAGTTTCATTGTTGATAGTAGCGAATTTAGGTGTCATTTTCTATCCCGTATTTTTGCAGATACTGTGATGTCCGGCGTTTATTTGAAGGATTGCGGACATTCTATTACGTGCCATTAGTATTGCTTTTCCAGTGGAAATACAAGGCTGAATGGGTCAGTAAACCTATCTCTACTGGATAATTTGTTGCACTTTTTTATTTTCCCGGTCAGCATAATCAGCCAACAGGAAAGAAAATATACGGATTGGATTTCATGATCGGTAAACGCCTGACGGCTTGCCATGAAAACTGGCCTCTACGGGAACCTTTCCGGATCTCCCGTGGTGTAAAGATATCTGCAGACGTGATCCATGTCTCGATTGATTGTGACCAGGTGACGGGACATGGTGAATCTGTTCCCTATGCCCGATACGGGGAGACCATTGAAACCGTCCTTGATCAGATCGGGGAAGTTTTGCCCGAGGTCGAAGAAGGGGTTAGTCCCGAGGATCTTCTGGCGCGACTTCCGGCCGGCGCGGCCCGCAATGCCTTGGACTGCGCCCTGTGGGATCTGATGGCCCGCTGGCAGGGCAGGTCCGTCGCTGAACTTCTGGACCTCGAGATGCCGACAGAACTTGAAACCGCCATCACCATTGGTGTGGACAAGCCGGAGAAGATGGCAGAAAAGGCCCGGATAAACAGCCGGGCGCCATTGCTGAAGGTAAAGCTGGACCAGGAAAATATTCTCGATCGCGTGCGTGCGGTCAGGGCCGCCTCGCCGGACAGCCGGATTATTCTGGACCCCAATGAAAGCTGGACCATCGACATAATCCGTGATCTGGATGCAGAATTGGAAAATCTTGGCGTTGATCTTCTGGAACAACCCCTTCCGGCCGGAAAGGATGAAGGACTGAGACAGTTTCATCCAGGGGTGCCGGTCTGTGCCGATGAATCCTGTCATACCAGCAAGGATCTTCCGGCCCTTAAGGAAAAATACCAGTATATCAACATCAAGCTGGATAAGTCCGGCGGGCTGACAGAGGCGGTCAGGCTGAGGGAGCAGGCATTGGAGCAGGGCTTCGGTCTGATGGTTGGCTGCATGGTGGCGACGTCCCTGTCCATGGCGCCGGCAATATTATTGTGTGACGGGGCGGAGTTTATCGATCTGGATGGCCCATGGTGGATGGCAAGGGATCGTGAAAATGGGTTTGATATCCGTGACGGCATTATCCGGAATATATCCGGTGACCTGTGGGGAGGGGGCGAAAAAATGGAAATTCGATAGGGTTGGTCGAATGTTCCCGCCGCTGACGGTCCTGTTTTTTGTTTCTCCCTCCTGTAAAAAGACATAAGATGTCGTCCATGATGAAGACACCAAAATATTTTCTGATCCTGTCGTTGGCCCTGTTTGGCCTGTTCCAGCCCGCCTCTGCTGAAAATGCAGTCTGTAATTTCGACAGCATTAAATTCAAAACAGATTTTCCCACCGCCCGAATCAATGCCTGCGAGGAAAAAGACGGTGAATATTATCTGACCATCAGGCCGGAGAAGGAGCCGATCAATCCCAGTCCCTGGTACGCTTTTCGGGTGGAAAGCGAGAAATCGGGAAAGATCACTATTATTCTGAATTATGACTACGGTGAGCATCGCTACTGGCCCAAGTTTAGTCTCGACGGGCATGTATGGTATTCGGTGAAGGCGTCGGATTTCAGAATTTCAGAAGATAAAAAACACGCTCTTTTTCACGTCAAGGTGAAGAAGGATGAACCCCTGTGGGTTGCCGGCCAGGAGATATTTACCAATCGGCAACATACCCTGTGGATGTCGGGTGCGGCCCGGGAATATGATTTTCTGGATCTATATAAGCTCGGCGTGTCAGCAGAAGGTCGGGATGTTTTCAAACTGGAAACCCGGGTCCCTTCGCCGAAGGCGCCGACTATAATTTTGCTTGGCCGCCAACATCCGCCGGAAGTGACCGGGGCACTGGCCATGGTGCCTTTCATGGAAACGCTGTTTGGCGACACTGACCTGGCGCGACGGTTCCGGGAAAAATACCGTATTCTTGCTGTTCCCAACATTAACCCGGACGGGGTCGCCCGCGGCAACTGGCGCGGCAATGTGAACGGCCAGGACCTGAACCGGGACTGGGGCAGATTTACCCAGCCGGAAACGGAACTTGTCCGGCGTGAACTGCAGCGGTTTGGCGAAGGCAAAGAGGGTCCCGTTGCCCTGATGCTGGATTTTCATTCCACCTGGGAAAATCTGCTCTATACCCAGAAGGACGAGGATCCGACTACGCCCGGGAATTTCGCGGTCAACTGGCATACAGCCGTCACGGACAGGGTTGGCGATATTCCGCTCAGACTGGCGCCAGGCGCCAGTGACCTCACGAAAGGAACCTCCAAAGGGTATTTTTATGTCACTTACGGTGTGCCTTCCATCACCTATGAAATGGGGGATGAGGCGGATCGTGACAATATCCGCAAGCTTGCCGTTGTTGCCGCCGAAGAAATGATGAAAATCATGCTTTCTGAATGAGATGGAAGGCACATTGTCTATTTATCTAATATCAGGTCATGGGCTGCCGAATTTCTGTAAACTCTTCTTCAAATGCTGTACACTGAGACAGCAGACTTTTTCAGCGTGCAATCTTTTTTGGGTTATATGTCAATCTTGACTGATATCAATGAAGCTTGGGGCTATCGCGGTCATGTTGGGTTAATGGAAAATGATCTGGTCTTCTGATCGGTGTAATTTGTTCAATATTATTGAGTGCGGATTATTAAAAAGGAGAAAGTTATGAGCGGAATAGGAGGACATGTGCCCCCCGGGGAGCGCCGGAATCGCCTGATGAAGGAAGAAATTCATGATCCCTATCTGAAACGGTCCAAGCCTGCAGAACCAACAGTATGCCCGGAGTGTGGCGCCGCTTTCAGTAAAGGAAGGTGGCAGTGGGTCACTGAAGCACCTAAAGATGCCCATGAGGAAATGTGCCCTGCCTGTCAACGCATCCGTGACAAGGCGCCGGCCGGATTTTTGACTCTGAGCGGTGAATTTTTGTCCGGACATCGCGACGAAATCATGCATTTGGTGCATCACAAGGTTGAACAGGAAAAGAAGGAACATCCTTTCAAGCGGCTCATGGCAGTTGAGGAGCAGGAGGATGGCGCCACTGTTCTGACCTTTACGGATGTTCATCTGCCACGCGGTGTCGGGGAGGCCATCGAACATGCCTACAAAGGTAGTCTCGATATAAAATCCCCCAAGGACGCAGAAATTGTCCGGGTCTACTGGGAACGCTAATTTGTCGTGAAAGATCTAAAACAACAATATAATTAGTATAAGAAACAGATATATGCAGATAGAGTTTTTTGGAGCGACTCGGGAAGTCACTGGATCGTGTTATTTGTTACGGGTTGGTGACTACCGGGTTCTTGTCGAGTGTGGCCTGATTCAGGGAAGTCATGAGCATGAGCGCCACAATCATGATCCGTTCCCTTTTAATCCCAAAAAAATTGATGCGGTGGTGCTGACCCACGCCCATCTGGATCATTCCGGCCGGCTGCCTCTGTTGATCAAAAGGGGCTATCGGGGCAGGATCTACACCCACCGGGCCACCTCTGATCTGTGTGACATCATGCTGGAGGATTCCGGCTATCTGAACGAAAAAGAGGCCCAATGGGAAAATAAAAGACGGGAACGTCGGGGCCAGGAGCTTCTGGAACCCCTTTATACCCGTAAAGAAGCCCGCGTGGCACACAAGCATTTTCATTCTCTGGAGTATGACAAGCGCGTGGAAATTCTTCCCGGTGTCCGGCTTACTTTACGGGATGCGGGGCATATTCTCGGGTCCGCCATCGCGGAACTGGAACTGGAAGACGGCGGCCATAGACGCAAGGTTGTTTTCAGCGGCGATCTCGGGCACCGCGGGGCGCCTATCCTGCGCGACCCGCATGTTGTGACACAGGCCGACCTGGTGGTGCTGGAAAGCACGTATGGTGATCGTTGTCACCGGAGCTGGGAAAAAACCTGGCAGGAGATGGGGGAGATTATATCGAATGCCCGCAGCAACAAGGGCAATATCCTTATCCCCGCCTTTACAGTCGGACGTACCCAGGAACTGCTTTATATGTTCAGGCGCTATTACCGGGAGTGGGGCATTGGCGATTGGGATGTCTTTCTCGACAGTCCCATGGGCATTGAGGCGACGGAAGTCTATGCGAAACATGCCAAGGTTTATGATGCCCGGGCGCGGGAGATTTATGAAACCGACGGGGATCCCTTTGATCTGCCGAACCTGCATATGACCCAGCGCACCGAGGAATCCGCCAGGATCAACAAGATCAAATCCGGGGCTATTATCATTGCCGGTAGCGGGATGTGTACCGGCGGGCGGATCAAGCGGCACCTGGAACATAATATCGGTCGCCCCGATGCTCATGTGATGATTGTCGGCTTTCAGGCCCGGGGCACTCTCGGTCGCGCCCTTGTCGATGGCGCCAAAACAATTCATCTGTGGGGGGAGGAGTATCCGGTCAAAGCCCAGGTTCATACCGTGGGCGGCCTATCCGCCCATGCGGATCAGCGGGGCCTTCTCGACTGGTACGGTCACTTTGAAGGTCGACCTCCGGTGGCGCTTGTACATGGCGAACCGGAAGCAATGGATGTTCTGGCCGGCAAACTGGAAACAGAGTATGACGCGCCGGTCACCAAAGCCGAATTCAAGCAGATCATCCGGTTGTAATATTTGGCTCGGTAATTTTGTCCGGGAAAAATGGCAGAGAGGAAGGGATTCGAACCCTCGAGGGCTTGCGCCCAACACGCGTTCCAGGCGTGCGCCTTAAACCACTCGGCCACCTCTCTGCATAGAACGGTAGGAGGGATATATAAAATCTTGCGCAACATGGCAAGGCTCTGCTGTAATTATTTTATTTTATTTCATCTGTTGCCCTTAAATTGCCATCAGACGGGGCTTATATTCTGATGAAAGAATGTGATTCCTAGGATGTGGTAATGATTATTGGTCGATTACTGGGGTATCTCTGCCTTGCCTTTGCATTGCTCGTGACCGGGGCCGATCTTCTCAGAATTCTGGAGATTCGACAGGTTGATCTTTTGTCTTTGGCCGAGCTTTGGGCACTTGTGGGCGAAAGCAGTCTGATGAGTCTGGAGGATCTGGTTGTTTCCGGTCGTTTCCCCGGAGTCTGGCAGGACGTTATCCTGCCCTTCCTGGCAATTCCGGCAACAATATTTTTTATTGTTCTGGGCGTGTTGTTTCTTTTCAGCTGCCGCAAACGATATCTGGCCTGAAGCTGCAGTCTTTTTGAGCGCAGATCTCAAAGAAATGCTTGACAATCCGGTGCAGTTTAACGATAAGACCCCATTCAGAATTCAGGGATCAGGCCCGGCGGCCGATTCCGGTTGGTAATAGACCCCTTTGCGGGGCGAAAAAGTTAGGAAAGAACTATGGCAGTTCCAAAAAGTAAGATCTCCAAGTCCCGCCGCGGCCAGCGTCGTTCTCACGATTCCCTTAGCGTGGACAAATATGTGGAAGACCAGGAAAGCGGCGAATTGCGCCGTCGTCATCACATTGACCTGAGCACCGGTAAATACCGCGGTCGCCAGATCCTTGAACCTTCCGACAACTATTAAGTTGTAGAGAGTTTCAGAAAAAACCGGCTTTCGAGCCGGTTTTTTTATGTTCGGAGCCCATTTTTTTTGTATACAAAATTAAGATTCTTCTTTGACTTAAAGCGCTTCGGCGTTATTCTTCCAGATTAAAAACAAGGAAAAGATAAAAATGACATTTTCCAAACGTATCTGCCTATTGATCGGGATAATAATCATGAGCATTTCGGAACTTTCATCCGGTTCCGCCCACGCGTCCGAGTCTGAGACGCCCAGCTACAGGCTGGTTATACATGGGGGTGCCGGAACCATACTCAAAGAAAACATGACGCCGGAAAAAGAGCAGGCCTATCGGGCCAAGCTCGAAGAAGCTCTGCAGGCGGGGCAGTCGGTGCTGGCTGGCGGCGGTGAGGCACTTGACGCCGTGACGGCAGCCATCCATGTCATGGAAAATTCGCCATTGTTTAATGCCGGCAAGGGGGCGGTCTTTACCCATGAAGGCCGTAACGAGATGGATGCCTCGATTATGGACGGCCGCGATCTGAATGCCGGTGCAGTCGCCGGTGTAACACGGATAAAGAATCCCATCGACCTGGCGCGGGAGGTAATGGAGCATTCCCGTCATGTGATGCTGACCGGGGCGGGGGCTGAGGAGTTTGCCGCCGAACGCGGTATGGACTTTGTCAATCCGGACTATTTCCGTACCCAGCGGCGCTGGGACCAGCTCCAGAACGCGCTGAAAAATAACGAGCTGTCCCTGGATCATACGGAAGAGGATTTTGATATTATCGAAGGGGTGGATCCGGAAGACCCCGATCATAAATTCGGTACAGTTGGCGCGGTGGCGCTTGATGTGCACGGCAACCTGGCGGCCGGAACCTCCACCGGCGGCATGACCAACAAGCGTTATCACCGTGTCGGCGACAGCCCTATTATAGGGGCAGGCACCTATGCGGACAACGCCAGCTGCGGGGTTTCCGCCACCGGTCACGGAGAGTTTTTCATTCGCGCCACTGTGGCCCGCAGCATTTGCGCCCTGATGGAATACAAGGGTCTGAGCCTGCAGGAAGCTGCCGACGAGATCATTATGAAAAAACTGGTTAAAATGGGCGGGGACGGCGGAATTATCGCCCTGGATCATGCCGGCAATATCTCCATGACCTTCAATACCCCGGGCATGTATCGCGGTTATATTACCGAAGAAGGCAAGCCTGAGGTTGAAATCTATAAGGATTGAGCGAAAATCAGGCTTCAAATGAAAAACCCCGGTTCAACAGCCGGGGTTTTGTTTTATTTATCGTCACCCATTTTGAGGGCGGCGATAAAGGCTTCGTGCGGGATTTCCACCTTGCCGTACATACGCATCTTTTTCTTACCCTTCTTCTGTTTTTCCAGAAGCTTGCGTTTACGGGTGATATCGCCGCCATAACATTTGGCGGTCACATCCTTGCGCATGGCGGAAATGGTTTCGCGGGCGATCACCTTGCCGCCGATGGCAGCCTGAATCGGGATTTTGAAAAGCTGTCTCGGGATCAAGTCCTTCAGTCGTTCGCAGAGCGCCCGGCCGCGATATTCCGACTGGCTGCGGTGAACCATGACACTCAGCGCATCCACCGGTTCCCCGTTCACAAGGATTGACATTTTGACCAGGTCACCGACCCTGTATTCATCCATCTGATAGTCAAAGCTGGCATAGCCGCGGCTGATGGACTTGAGCCGGTCGTAGAAATCATAAACCACTTCGTTGAGGGGGAGCTTATAGACCACCATGGCCCGGTTGCCGGCATAGGTCAGCTCAACCTGTTCACCGCGCTTGTCTTGGCACAGGGTCAGGACCGGTCCCAGATATTCGTCAGGCACAAGGATAGTGGCCCTGATCCAGGGTTCCTCGATTTCCTTGACCTTGACCGGGTCAGGCATGTCGGCAGGATTGTGAAGTTCCTTCAGGGTACCGTCGTTCATGTGCAGTTTGTAGACCACACTGGGCGAGGTTGTGATAATATCCAGGTCAAACTCACGCATGAGCCGTTCCTGGATAATCTCCAGGTGCAGCATGCCGAGAAAACCGCAACGGAATCCGTAACCGAGGGCGGCGCTGGTTTCGGTTTCAAATTCGAAGCTGGCGTCATTCAGACGAAGTTTGTGCATGCTTTCGCGCAGGTTTTCAAATTCGGCGGTGTCAGCCGGGAACAGACCGCAGAAAACCACACTCTGTACAGGTTTAAAGCCCGGCAACGCCTTTTCACAGGGCTTTTTGTAATCGGTAATGGTATCACCCACATGGGTCTGGGCCACTTCCTTGATAGAGGCTGTGAAAAATCCGACCTCGCCCGGGCCAAGTTCGCTTACCATGTTTTCCTTGGGGGTGAAAACACCGACCCGGTCGATGATATGGTCCGAACCTGCTGCCATCATTTTAATGCGCTGGCCTTTTTTCATCACGCCGTCAATGATGCGGACCAGAACCATCACGCCAAGGTAGGAATCGTACCAGCTGTCTACCAGCAGTGCTTTGAGCGGAGCCTCCCGGTTGCCTTTCGGCGCCGGCAGTTTATGCACAAGGCTTTCCAGCAGATCCTCAATGCCCTGTCCTGTTTTTGCCGACGCAAGAATGGCTTCCGATGCGTCGATACCGATGACATCCTCGATCTGTTCACGAACCCGTTCAGGTTCAGCAGCCGGAAGGTCGATCTTGTTGAGTACCGGGACAATTTCATGATCGTTTTCGATGGCCTGATAGACATTGGCCAGGGTCTGTGCCTCAACCCCCTGGCTGGAATCAACGACAAGCAGGGATCCTTCACAGGCATAGAGGCAGCGGCTGACTTCATAGGCGAAGTCCACATGGCCGGGCGTATCCATCAGGTTGAGGACGTAGGTTTCCCCATCATGGGCCTTATATTCCAGGCGGACGGTCTGGGCCTTGATGGTGATGCCGCGTTCCCGCTCGATGTCCATGCTGTCCAGAACCTGTTCCTTCATCTCACGGTCGGTCAGGCCGCCGCAAAACTGGATCATACGATCAGCAAGGGTGGATTTGCCGTGATCGATATGGGCAACAATCGAGAAGTTTCTAATTTTGTCTAAATCAGTCATGAAGGCGCTTTTATCACTCCTTGCCATAGAGATACAAGCGTGATGTGAGGGACTATGCTTTTTTTCGACCGCTATCTGATTTGTGTGGGTTTATGGGCCAGATAACGGTGTACCTGGAGATGTCCGCTGCGCATAATTTTGGTTCGCTGTGACCAGAATTGCGCTTCTTTCATGATAGCCTGAAGATTCTCGGCGGCTTCGGGGCCTTTGGAAGATAATGATTTGACTACCTGGTCAGCGTCGGCCCAGGCATCCTGGATCAGTTCAATATACTGATCGGTGATATCCTCATTGACCCGGAGGTTGAAACCGGCATCTTTGAGGTGTTGGGCCATGACGTCAGATGTCACCGGGAAAGGATCA belongs to Emcibacter sp. and includes:
- a CDS encoding SapC family protein, coding for MTPKFATINNETHRKFRIKNHTDFAHIQGQHLAPIALHEFVKTATSLPVVFVKPQNGDDFHAVVMMGLKPGENLVTNGGKWNGIYIPASIVIYPFSLARTPNENKEEFVLTIDENSILISETEGHPLFDEEGKGTDFLENCKKTVTEHFDHIQVSKHFIGTLAKKDLITESSLSVNYGDQQEKVNIGGIFSIDEKKLDALPAEEFEELRKQGLLPAIYAQLASLHQIHRLHNMSLSENPVS
- a CDS encoding autotransporter assembly complex family protein, coding for MALAGTDLHAREKFSYGLDIQGFEKLPDSTVRQTFENHSVLLNKNSEPFASVSNLRARLKQDVDLMRRILRAEGYYNNQITEKLSRRENRFDVIITLIPGPRYILDKIEITYTTTPDEEIREKAFAALALEKGTPLRSEETITAQTRMIVAFPELGFPFARVEDRKIVVDHATRTASVEFIVTPGIRIRFGNVEFEGLSSVNESYPARMISWQPGEFFSQQKVDDLRSRLSGTGLFRSIKITLADQETVDRDIIVEVTENKHRTISVSGGYATSDGLSSDASWQHRNIFGNGEKLLIGAHLAEIEQSLSARLDKPNFRRLDQTLIIETSLKNENTDAYDALTADGRVGLERLLTNNLAASVSVFSQYSDISNSDNDRNYWLAALPVGVRWDNSNDILDPTKGFRASVSTAPSFIFNGSNEFYLRSEINVSGYYPLDGDHDFVLAARARVGSVYGISFDELPAKERFFSGGGGSVRGYGYQDIGPRDASGDPTGGRSVAEINAEMRVHISDTLSLVPFMDGGNVYEKVLPRFTGFRWGAGLGVRYHTSFGPLRVDAATPLNRLPGESRFHLYISLGQAF
- a CDS encoding M14 family metallopeptidase; translated protein: MMKTPKYFLILSLALFGLFQPASAENAVCNFDSIKFKTDFPTARINACEEKDGEYYLTIRPEKEPINPSPWYAFRVESEKSGKITIILNYDYGEHRYWPKFSLDGHVWYSVKASDFRISEDKKHALFHVKVKKDEPLWVAGQEIFTNRQHTLWMSGAAREYDFLDLYKLGVSAEGRDVFKLETRVPSPKAPTIILLGRQHPPEVTGALAMVPFMETLFGDTDLARRFREKYRILAVPNINPDGVARGNWRGNVNGQDLNRDWGRFTQPETELVRRELQRFGEGKEGPVALMLDFHSTWENLLYTQKDEDPTTPGNFAVNWHTAVTDRVGDIPLRLAPGASDLTKGTSKGYFYVTYGVPSITYEMGDEADRDNIRKLAVVAAEEMMKIMLSE
- a CDS encoding BCAM0308 family protein; amino-acid sequence: MSGIGGHVPPGERRNRLMKEEIHDPYLKRSKPAEPTVCPECGAAFSKGRWQWVTEAPKDAHEEMCPACQRIRDKAPAGFLTLSGEFLSGHRDEIMHLVHHKVEQEKKEHPFKRLMAVEEQEDGATVLTFTDVHLPRGVGEAIEHAYKGSLDIKSPKDAEIVRVYWER
- the dgcA gene encoding N-acetyl-D-Glu racemase DgcA; translated protein: MIGKRLTACHENWPLREPFRISRGVKISADVIHVSIDCDQVTGHGESVPYARYGETIETVLDQIGEVLPEVEEGVSPEDLLARLPAGAARNALDCALWDLMARWQGRSVAELLDLEMPTELETAITIGVDKPEKMAEKARINSRAPLLKVKLDQENILDRVRAVRAASPDSRIILDPNESWTIDIIRDLDAELENLGVDLLEQPLPAGKDEGLRQFHPGVPVCADESCHTSKDLPALKEKYQYINIKLDKSGGLTEAVRLREQALEQGFGLMVGCMVATSLSMAPAILLCDGAEFIDLDGPWWMARDRENGFDIRDGIIRNISGDLWGGGEKMEIR